In Rhinoraja longicauda isolate Sanriku21f chromosome 13, sRhiLon1.1, whole genome shotgun sequence, one genomic interval encodes:
- the LOC144599639 gene encoding SH2/SH3 adapter protein Nck1-like isoform X2, which produces MESVNIIKQLFRIGKVKRKPSIRDTASNADTDGYADNGERLYDLNAPAYVKFNYAAERDDELSLVKGTKVTVMEKCSDGWWRGGYNGQSGWFPSNYVTEEPEGTTVEPVGSLTERLAVVINAHNAKVLHVVQALYPFSSSNEEELNFEKGEVMDVIEKPENDPEWWKCRKADGQVGLVPKNYVNIVPTSPPVNSIGPTPPQCDYIGAATTGRFAGSPWYYGKITRHQGEMALNERGVDGDFIIRDSESSPNDFSVSLKAQNKNKHFKVQLKQGLYCIGQRKFDSMEDLVEHYKKAPIFTSDLGDKLFLVKPLS; this is translated from the exons gAATTGGAAAAGTGAAGCGGAAACCAAGCATTCGAGACACAGCGTCCAATGCAGATACTGATGGTTATGCTGACAATGGCGAACGCCTCTATGACTTGAATGCTCCTGCTTATGTGAAATTCAACTACGCAGCAGAGAGAGATGATGAGCTTTCCTTGGTTAAAGGGACCAAAGTTACCGTCATGGAAAAATGCAGCGATGGATGGTGGAGAGGTGGCTACAATGGACAAAGTGGTTGGTTTCCTTCAAATTATGTTACGGAGGAACCAGAGGGCACTACTGTTGAACCTGTGGGCTCATTAACAGAGAGACTAGCGGTTGTAATCAATGCACACAATGCAAAAGTTCTGCACGTGGTGCAGGCTCTGTATCCATTCAGTTCTTCAAATGAGGAGGAGCTTAATTTCGAGAAGGGCGAGGTGATGGATGTAATTGAGAAACCAGAAAATGATCCAGAATGGTGGAAGTGCAGGAAAGCTGATGGTCAAGTAGGGCTGGTACCGAAGAACTATGTGAATATTGTCCCAACATCACCACCAGTCAACAGTATTGGTCCAACGCCACCTCAATGTGACTACATAGGAGCAGCAACTACTGGCAGGTTTGCTGGTAGCCCCTGGTATTATGGAAAGATTACAAGGCATCAAGGAGAAATGGCTCTGAATGAACGAGGCGTTGATGGAGATTTTATAATTCGAGACAGCGAGTCATCA CCCAATGACTTCTCTGTGTCCTTGAAGGCCCAAAATAAAAATAAGCACTTCAAGGTGCAGTTGAAGCAAGGCCTCTACTGCATTGGACAACGAAAGTTTGACAGCATGGAAGATTTAGTGGAACATTACAAAAAGGCGCCAATTTTCACAAGTGACCTTGGAGATAAATTGTTTTTGGTGAAGCCTTTATCTTAA